Genomic DNA from Thermosipho ferrireducens:
TCAAGTCTTAACACATCTCTTGCTCCTAAGCCTGCAGGGGAGACTCCAAGATCTAACAATTTATTCCAGATTTTTACAATACCGTCTGAATCAGTTGAGTAGATTTCAAAACCGTCTTCTCCAGTATAACCAGTTCTTGAAATAATGCATTCAGCGTTTTCTATAAGGGTATTTTTAAAGCTGTAATAATTAATACTTTCCAGGTCTATATTTACAATTTTCTGGAGGACTTCCTGAGCCTTTGGACCCTGTACGGCAATAAGACTATATTTGTCGGAGTGGTTTTCAAGATTAACGTTGAATTTTTCCGAAACTTTTTTCATCCAGTTAAAATCTTTTTCTATATTTGCAGCATTGACAACAAACATAACTTTGTCTTTTGAAATTTTGTAAACCAGTAAATCGTCTACAAATCCACCATTTTCATTACACATGGCTGTGTAAATTATGTCTCCATAGTCTATGTTTTCAAAGTCGTTTGTAACAAGGTAATTCGCATATTTTACGGCGTCTTCACCTGTAGCTATAAATTCACCCATATGTGATACATCAAACATGCCAACATTTTCTCGAACGCTCATGACTTCGTCTTTTATTCCTTTGTACTGGAGTGGCATATGATACCCGGCAAATTCAACCATTTTTGCACCTAATTTAATATGTTCATCGTGTAAAGCTGTATGCTTCATATAAGATTCCTCCTTATCTGGAATATATTCTAAAATTTCTTTTGCGGCATTTAAATCTTCTTTTAAAACAAAAATGCCGTAAAATGTAGATGTTCCAAAATAGGCTTTGGGTAATGGCCCCTCTAAAATTTTAGAAACAGCCGGTATCCCATGATTTTTTAAAAGATTTTCAACTAATTTTGCCTGTAATTCGCCTTCAATTTCAATTAATTTTATCCACAATGTAATAACCTCCTGGACTTTTCTAAAAAAATTTTACCACTACTGATTTTATATCTAAAGTGGTATTTTTTTTCAGTACAGTTGACTAATTACAGAGTATATTACCAAGCTTTTTTTTACATTATTTTGCTTAAAATTAAAAAAAGCCCAGAGGGCTTTTTTAGATCCAGTATTTTTCCGGTACTTCTTTTAAGTGGGAAGCATCTTTTTTCTGTCTTCCCACTTTTGCACATGGTTTCCCATCAACCTCTACAATATCTGCTGTGATATCTATTTTACTTTTCAATAATTTCGAACCAACACCGTAAACATCTACAGGTACCTCCAATTTTTCAAAAAGTTCTATTTTTTTCTCGTCAAATCCTCCAGACACGACAATTTTCAAATTATGTAGTCCAACCTTATCAAATTCCTGTCTTGCTCGCCAGACAAGTTCTGGACAAACTCCAAAAGAGCTTTCATCTTTTGGGATTACTGATCTGTCGCGTAAGCTGCCGGATGTGTCGAATCTAACGCCCCATATTTTATTTTTTCCATTTCCTATTATTGGCGATGGGTCTGTTTTTCCTAATATAAACTCTTTTTTCATATGGTATTCGTAAAATTTTTTGATTACTCGAAAAGTGGTATTGATAACATCGTTATCCCAATCTACAAGAAAGATTCTATTTACGTGTTCTGGCATATAATTATCAAAAGCTATAGATGCATCTTCTGTACTTCCGTTGTAAGCGGCTATCAGAGCGTGAGGAATAGTCCCCATTGATTCAATTCCCCAATAATCTGCGTTAGCATCCGTAGAAACTCCGAATGCACCTGCTTTTAAAGCGGCATAACCATCTGTTGCTTGGACCCAATAGTGATCAAATCGTGCGCTAAAAAACAAAACAGGTTTTCCTCGCGCTGCTTTAACAACTTTTTTTACTGCTGTTGCAGTACTTGTGGCACGGGCTATAACTCCCAATAAAACAGTTTCAAGATATCCAAAATAGGTGGGATCGCCTTCAATAGTTAATATGGGTTCTCCTTCTGAAATTTCCTGACCATCGTAAGCGGCATGAACTTTAATTTCGTTCCATTTATCTTTCCACAGCTTGTTGAGTTCCATTCTAATTTCCCATTTTTTTCTCGTAAGATTTACTATTTCATTTATATTTCCTTCTACGGAAAAGCTTTGCATAGCTTTGTCTATTTTGATTATTTCCTCAAAAAGGCTACTCGCTCTTTCTTCGTTTTCATAATAACCTGTGCAGTATTTAAGTATTGCCAATGCTTCGTCTATTCCACAAATGGTAGCATTTTGTCGTGGAAAAAACTGATAATATACTCTTGGATGGCGATTATCTTTTTTTAGTATTTCCACATACCGTGTGAAATATTTATCAGAGTAATAACCCATTCTTATTCTATCAATCGGTACTTTGAAAACTTTTGGGTGAAGGCGTGTCATGAATGACCCTCCTTTATTTAAAAGTTGGTTTTCTTTTTCTAAAGGAAACTGGTATGACCAATGCGAAAAAACCCGCTACTAATATAAACCAATCACCAAATTTTGTATAAATAGTTTCATTTTTCGAAGAACTTATGTAAAGAATTTTCCATTTTTCTTCTCGTATTGGTAGTATGCTTGTTATTCTTCCATATTTATCTATGACGCCGCTAATGCCTTTGTTTGATACCTGTACCACATATCGTCTTGTCTCAACGGCTCTAAATACGCTCTTTGCAAAGTGCTGCCATAAAGCAGTGTTAAAATCATACCAGCCATCATTTGTTATTGTTACAATAGCTTTTGCTCCATTCTTAACCAATTTTCTCGATATTTCTGAAAAGTAACTTTCGAAACATATCTGGACTCCAATTTCTGGATAACCATCAGGAGCAAATGGCTTAAAAGATTTTCCTGGAGAAAAATAGGAAACACCTTTTAAAAATTTGAATTTTTTAAATATTTTTGGATATGGGAGAGTTTCGACAAATGGAAAAAGTTTTATTTTATCGTATCGGTTTTTGATTTTTCCTTTTTCAAATAAGTAGGCACTGTTATATGAAGCACCATTAAAAGATGGGAATCCCAGGATTAATGGTTTGTTTAAGCTTAGTTTTTCTATAGCAAGACCTATTTTTGAATGACGAATATCTTCCTGCGGGAAAACTGCTTCGGGAAATATATGAAGATACTCTGGTGTAGTTGAAATAAGAGTTTGAATGTCTTTAAGAGTCTCTTCAGAACTGATATTATATTTTACGTTTTGATCTACATTTGTTTGAACAACAACAATGGGAATATTGCCCATTTCGGTGGGGAGTAGATTTGAAATAACATTATTTATCATGTATATTGCTCCAATAGTAATAAAAAAAGAAACAACGAATTTTTTGCCTGATTTAAGAGAACTGTAGAGGAAATAATTTACTAACACTATAACAAATGTCAGGCCGAGTGTTCCGAAAAATGGTAATAATTGTAAGAGTCCAATATCTTTGAATAACGCATCAGATAACCTTCCACCGGTAAATCCAATATCTCCCAGACTTCTAATGTATTCGGAAATTACATAAATTGAAGCGGTAAACAAAGCAGAAAGCGTACCTTTTCTAAATCTTTTGTAAAAGAAGCCGTACATGAAACCAAAAAATAAGAAAGGAGAAGCCTCTAATATACAAAGAAGGAGGAATATAAAAAAGCCTGTTTGGCTACTGAATCTTCCGAAAAATTCTGGAAGATTTTTAGTTAGTACAGGAATTACCCAGTATAATGTTATAAATGTTTGAACAAAAAAGTATAAAAAAGCGTATAGAGTAGTTACCCATACCTTTTTGTTTTCCATGGCTTTGAATAGTGGAATCAGTGAAAACCAGATTATTCCTCCCCATAAGAATCCAGGCATTGAAAGAGAAGTTAACAGCGAAGAAAGAATAACAAGCAACATATAATCTCCCCTAACCAAAAATTTCTATTGCTTTTGCTAAATGATACGCTACGTATTCCTGTTCTTCTTTACTTATATTACTGTGAAATGGTATTGCGAGCGTTCTTAATGATAATTGTTCTGTAACAGGTAGCATCCCTTCTTTCCATCCCATTTTTTTGTACAGTGGTTGTAAATGAACTGGTGCAAAATAATTTCGAACCTGAATTCCATGTTCTTCCATATATGACATAACTGAATTTCTATTTGTATTTTCTGGTAGTTTTACAACGTAGACAAACCATGACATATTGGTAGTGTATTCTTTCACTGTAGGGGTTTCTACATACTTCAGAATTTTGCTATAGTATTTAGCAGCTTTTTGTCTTTTCTTTATTATAGTTTCTATTCTTTTCATTTGAGAATAGCCCAGAGCAGCTGAAAGTTCATCAATTCTATAATTATATCCAAGAATTTTATGTTCAAGCCATGTGGAACTTTTGCTTCTTCCCTGATTTCTCATGGCATGGCATAACTCTACAATGGTATTGTCATTTGTGACTATAATGCCACCTTCGCCTGTAGTGATTTGCTTATTTGGATAAAAAGCAAACGCTCCTGCTTTTCCAAATGTTCCACATTTTTTACCTTTATATTCACTTCCAAGAGCTTCGCAGGAATCTTCTATTATTGTTAATCCATACTTTTCTGAAATTGATATTATGCGTTCCCAATCTAAAGGATGTCCAAATATATCGACAGCCATTAGAAATTTTACCTTTTTGGGGTTGTAGTTTGTTTTTCCAGAAAAAGTATCAGCTAAAAAGTTTTCTAAAGCATCTGGGTCCATGTTGCCAGTATCTTCTTCAATATCAATGAAAACAGGTAGTCCATTTTCGTATAATGCTACATTTGCAGAAGAGATAAATGTAAAAGAAGGAACTAACAGCACATCATCTTTTTGAAAATTAAGTGCTCTAAGGATTAAGTGGAGAGCAGAAGTCCCACTGCTTACAGCTACAGAATACTTTGCTCCAACATAATTGGATATTGAGTTTTCGAAAAGTTCAGTATATGGTCCAAGACTAAGTCTTCCACTTTTTAAAACTTTGATTACTTCATCAATATCTTCTTTGATTATATCCGCTCCTGAAAGAGAAACTTTCATATAAAACCCCCGAATATGTTAGTTTTTCTAATTATAAGTATAACATATTTAGAGTATCATCTAACTTACTTATTATTTCATCTATTTCTTCTTTTGTAATATTCAAAGGGGGTAATAATCTTACAATTTTTTCTTTTAAAACATTTATCAATAATCCATTATTCAAGGCGGTGAAAAGAAGTTTATTTGAATCAATGTTCTTTAATTCAAAAGCAGCCATTAATCCTTTTCCCCTAACATCTACTATGGAATTATATTTTTTCATAAGTTTTATGAGGGAATGTTTTAAATATTCGCCATTTTCTCTAACCTTTTTAAGAAGATCTGGTGTTATTCTATTCAGAATCACTTTACTTGCCGCAAGAGCCAATGGATTTGGAGCAAAAGTGGAACCGTGCTCTCCCGGACGGAAAACGTTAGAAAGATTTTCTAAAAATATAGTTGCAGAAAGTGGGAGTCCTCCGCCTAATGCTTTTGAAACAGTAATTATATCTGGTTTTAGATTGAAATGTTGAAATGAGTAAAATTTCCCTGTTCTCCCAATACCTGATTGTACTTCATCTGTAATAAGTAGAAAGTTATATTTTTCCTTAAGGTTCATTAGAACATTTGAAAATTCCTCAGATATAAGTTTTATTCCACCGCTTCCGTGGATGGTTTCCAGAAACACAGCAGCAACTTTTTCACCGTTGTTTTTGAAAAATTTTTCCAGATAATCCGAATCATTGAACGGGAGAAACATAATGTCTTTGAGAAGTGGTTCAAAAGGTTTTCTAATACCTGGAAAACCAGTTATAGACAATGCGCCTAAGGTTCGTCCATGAAAGTTTTCTTCAAAAGAGATAATTATTCCTTCTTTTACTTTTTTAATGGCTTTTAGAGCAGCTTCATTGGCTTCTGCTCCAGAGTTTCCAAAGTAAACTTTCCCGGGTGAATGAGTTTGCTGGACAAGAAATTGTGAAACAAATTCGGCATCCTCATCGAGAAAAAAATTTGAGACATGCAGAAATTTTTCCATTTTTTCTCTAATTGCTTTTTTAGTAAAAGAGTCTCCATGTCCGAAAGCAAGAACACCTATTCCTGAAAAAGTATCTATATATTTTCTACCTTCATCATCGTATATATATATACCTTTTGCTTTAGTTATTTTAATTGGCAGTCGATTATATGTATTTATAATAAAACTCACCATATCAGCCTCCAAGTTCAAATGTTTCCGCTATTTTTTTCAAGAGTTTTTTTGAAACATCGCTGGGAACAAGTACTGAGATTTTTATTTCCGAAGTAGTGACAAGTACAGGTTTAATGGAACTTTCAGCGAGTATGCCGAAAAATTTGCCAGCTACCCCCGGGCTTGATTTCATACCTACTCCGACTATCGAAAGTTTATCGTATATTCCGTCGAAAGAAATTTTTGTTTTTGGCAGCACATTTCTTAATGCATTTTCAATTATTTCTTTGTGATCTTCAAGTACAGTAAATGATAAATGGAACTTACCACCATAAGAAAACATAGAAATCATGTCGACATTTATGTTGAAATCTGCTAATTTTTTGAATATATTGGAAATCACCTGATTCTCTTCTGGAAGCTCGTAAAGTGTTATTTTCATTTGATTTTCTTCGATTGTCACACCTGTTACCACAGGTTCTTCAAGCCATTCAGGCAATCTATTTACCACCCAGGTTCCCTCCTCTTCGGTAAAAGATGAAGCACAATATAATGGGACGTCATATTTTTTGGCAATTTCCACTGCTCTTGAGTGTAATACCTTTGCGCCAAGAGATGAGAGTTCTAACATTTCATCATACGTGATATAAGATAGTTTGCGAGCATCCGGAAATATTTTTGGATCACACGTATAAATTCCTGAAACATCACTGAAAATTTCGCAATTGATTCCCAGTTTCGCAGCTATAGCGACAGCACTTGTATCTGACCCACCTCTTCCAAGTGTTGTTAAATCACCTTCCTCTGTAATTCCTTGAAAACCTGCCACGATAATGACAGGATATTTTTTTAGTTCGCTCAATATTTTTGTTGAATCTATATCTTTTATTCGAGCTTTTGTATGATCTTTAGTAGTGATAATATTGAGCTGATAAGCGGTAAATGATTTTGCAGGGATGTCCATTTCATTTAGTGTAATTGAGAGCAATGCTATAGAAATTTGTTCTCCTGTAGTGAGAAGCATATCCATTTCACGAGGATGGGGTTTAGAACTTATGTTTTTTGCCATATTAATAAGCTTGTCTGTGGTTTTTCCCATAGCAGATACAACAACAACTACTTTATCACCTTTTTCGATTCTTTTTCTTATTTTTTCAGCAACAATTTTTATCCTTTCCTCATTGGCAACAGATGAGCCTCCGTATTTTTGTACGACTATTGCCACTAAATCACCCTCTTAAATTTCTTAAACTTTCTACTATTTGAGTTTTTTGTTTGGTTCTTCTATCAACTTTTTTTATAATCTTTGCAGGTACACCTGCTGCAACACTATATTCCGGTACATTGTCAATAACAACGGCACCCGCCGCAATAACACTACCTTTTCCTACT
This window encodes:
- a CDS encoding DegT/DnrJ/EryC1/StrS family aminotransferase, translating into MKVSLSGADIIKEDIDEVIKVLKSGRLSLGPYTELFENSISNYVGAKYSVAVSSGTSALHLILRALNFQKDDVLLVPSFTFISSANVALYENGLPVFIDIEEDTGNMDPDALENFLADTFSGKTNYNPKKVKFLMAVDIFGHPLDWERIISISEKYGLTIIEDSCEALGSEYKGKKCGTFGKAGAFAFYPNKQITTGEGGIIVTNDNTIVELCHAMRNQGRSKSSTWLEHKILGYNYRIDELSAALGYSQMKRIETIIKKRQKAAKYYSKILKYVETPTVKEYTTNMSWFVYVVKLPENTNRNSVMSYMEEHGIQVRNYFAPVHLQPLYKKMGWKEGMLPVTEQLSLRTLAIPFHSNISKEEQEYVAYHLAKAIEIFG
- the lnt gene encoding apolipoprotein N-acyltransferase: MLLVILSSLLTSLSMPGFLWGGIIWFSLIPLFKAMENKKVWVTTLYAFLYFFVQTFITLYWVIPVLTKNLPEFFGRFSSQTGFFIFLLLCILEASPFLFFGFMYGFFYKRFRKGTLSALFTASIYVISEYIRSLGDIGFTGGRLSDALFKDIGLLQLLPFFGTLGLTFVIVLVNYFLYSSLKSGKKFVVSFFITIGAIYMINNVISNLLPTEMGNIPIVVVQTNVDQNVKYNISSEETLKDIQTLISTTPEYLHIFPEAVFPQEDIRHSKIGLAIEKLSLNKPLILGFPSFNGASYNSAYLFEKGKIKNRYDKIKLFPFVETLPYPKIFKKFKFLKGVSYFSPGKSFKPFAPDGYPEIGVQICFESYFSEISRKLVKNGAKAIVTITNDGWYDFNTALWQHFAKSVFRAVETRRYVVQVSNKGISGVIDKYGRITSILPIREEKWKILYISSSKNETIYTKFGDWFILVAGFFALVIPVSFRKRKPTFK
- a CDS encoding aspartate aminotransferase family protein, yielding MSFIINTYNRLPIKITKAKGIYIYDDEGRKYIDTFSGIGVLAFGHGDSFTKKAIREKMEKFLHVSNFFLDEDAEFVSQFLVQQTHSPGKVYFGNSGAEANEAALKAIKKVKEGIIISFEENFHGRTLGALSITGFPGIRKPFEPLLKDIMFLPFNDSDYLEKFFKNNGEKVAAVFLETIHGSGGIKLISEEFSNVLMNLKEKYNFLLITDEVQSGIGRTGKFYSFQHFNLKPDIITVSKALGGGLPLSATIFLENLSNVFRPGEHGSTFAPNPLALAASKVILNRITPDLLKKVRENGEYLKHSLIKLMKKYNSIVDVRGKGLMAAFELKNIDSNKLLFTALNNGLLINVLKEKIVRLLPPLNITKEEIDEIISKLDDTLNMLYL
- a CDS encoding aspartate kinase, which translates into the protein MAIVVQKYGGSSVANEERIKIVAEKIRKRIEKGDKVVVVVSAMGKTTDKLINMAKNISSKPHPREMDMLLTTGEQISIALLSITLNEMDIPAKSFTAYQLNIITTKDHTKARIKDIDSTKILSELKKYPVIIVAGFQGITEEGDLTTLGRGGSDTSAVAIAAKLGINCEIFSDVSGIYTCDPKIFPDARKLSYITYDEMLELSSLGAKVLHSRAVEIAKKYDVPLYCASSFTEEEGTWVVNRLPEWLEEPVVTGVTIEENQMKITLYELPEENQVISNIFKKLADFNINVDMISMFSYGGKFHLSFTVLEDHKEIIENALRNVLPKTKISFDGIYDKLSIVGVGMKSSPGVAGKFFGILAESSIKPVLVTTSEIKISVLVPSDVSKKLLKKIAETFELGG
- a CDS encoding nicotinate phosphoribosyltransferase translates to MTRLHPKVFKVPIDRIRMGYYSDKYFTRYVEILKKDNRHPRVYYQFFPRQNATICGIDEALAILKYCTGYYENEERASSLFEEIIKIDKAMQSFSVEGNINEIVNLTRKKWEIRMELNKLWKDKWNEIKVHAAYDGQEISEGEPILTIEGDPTYFGYLETVLLGVIARATSTATAVKKVVKAARGKPVLFFSARFDHYWVQATDGYAALKAGAFGVSTDANADYWGIESMGTIPHALIAAYNGSTEDASIAFDNYMPEHVNRIFLVDWDNDVINTTFRVIKKFYEYHMKKEFILGKTDPSPIIGNGKNKIWGVRFDTSGSLRDRSVIPKDESSFGVCPELVWRARQEFDKVGLHNLKIVVSGGFDEKKIELFEKLEVPVDVYGVGSKLLKSKIDITADIVEVDGKPCAKVGRQKKDASHLKEVPEKYWI
- the gcvT gene encoding glycine cleavage system aminomethyltransferase GcvT; this encodes MWIKLIEIEGELQAKLVENLLKNHGIPAVSKILEGPLPKAYFGTSTFYGIFVLKEDLNAAKEILEYIPDKEESYMKHTALHDEHIKLGAKMVEFAGYHMPLQYKGIKDEVMSVRENVGMFDVSHMGEFIATGEDAVKYANYLVTNDFENIDYGDIIYTAMCNENGGFVDDLLVYKISKDKVMFVVNAANIEKDFNWMKKVSEKFNVNLENHSDKYSLIAVQGPKAQEVLQKIVNIDLESINYYSFKNTLIENAECIISRTGYTGEDGFEIYSTDSDGIVKIWNKLLDLGVSPAGLGARDVLRLEASLLLYGNDMDETISPLEAGIKWAVDFEKDFMGKEALLKQKEEGLKRRLKGFVLTEKGIARHGYKIFKDGEEIGYVTSGTFSPTLNKAIGMGLIKSGLKKGEIIEIEIRNKLVKAELVKMPFYRGSVKSRKKS